GTCGTTGAAGATCGCGCCGGCGATCCAGGCGCGGTTCAGCATGATGCCCCAGTTCGAACCGGTCAGCGGGGCGAGGCCGAGCAGGTACAGACCGACCAGCTGATAGATCGCGCTGGTCACGCCGATCATGAAGTTCATCAGGATGAAGCTGGCCATGTTCGGCAGGATCTCGACGAACACCACCCGGATCGTGCCCAGGTCGAGCAGCCGGGCCGCCTCGACGAACTCGCGTTCCTTCAGCGAGAACACCTGCGCCCGGACCGCGCGGGTCAGGACCGGCCAGGACAGGCCACCGACCAGCAGCGCCAGCAGGATCGGCGAGTCCAGCTTGAAGAACGCGCCCATCACGGCGAGCAGCACGATCTGCGGAACGGTCAGCACGACGTCGGCCAGCGTCACCACCACCGAGTCGACCCAGCCACCCAGGTACGCGGCCAGTGACCCGAGCACGATCGCCAGCGCGGTCGAGATCGCGGCGGCGACGAAGCCGACGAAGATCACCGTCCGGCCGCCGCCGATCATCTGGATCAGGACGTCCTTGCCCTCGTTGTCGGTGCCGAGCAGGTGCCCCGGCGAACCGGCCGGGAGCAGGATCTCCTTGACGTTCGGGGACACGTCCGGGAGGAAGAACGGCACGATCGCGGTGATCAGTACCAGCAGCGCGACGATCACGAACCCGATGAAGCCGGCCGGGCTGCGGCGCAGCGATCGCAGGATGCCGGCGAACCGGGAGACCCCGGTGGTACCGATCGACGCGACCGGAATGGAAGCCTCGGTCATCTCGTCACCCCTTGCCCTTGCCCTGGACCCGGATCCGCGGATCCAGTCGGCTGTACAGGACGTCGGCGAGCAGGTTGGCCACCACCACCGAGATCGTCACCACCAGGAAGATGCCTTGCAGTACGGCGTAGTCGCGGCCGCTGACCGCGTTGTACAGGCTGAAGCCGATGCCCTGGTAGCCGAAGATGCGCTCGACGAAGATCGAGCCGCCGACGACGAAGCCGAGCGACACCGCGAGCTGGCTGAACAAGGGCAGGACGGCGTTGCGCCCGACGTACCCGGACCGGATCCGCGAGTCGGTCAGGCCGCGCGCCCGGGCCACCGTCACGTAGTCCTCGCCGAGGGTCTCGACCGTCGACGACTTCATCACCAGCGCCCAGGAGCCGACCGTGGTCAGCGCGTAGGCCAGGATCGGCAGCGTCGCGTGGTAGAAGATGTCGTTCAGGAAGC
The genomic region above belongs to Kribbella solani and contains:
- a CDS encoding ABC transporter permease, which produces MTEASIPVASIGTTGVSRFAGILRSLRRSPAGFIGFVIVALLVLITAIVPFFLPDVSPNVKEILLPAGSPGHLLGTDNEGKDVLIQMIGGGRTVIFVGFVAAAISTALAIVLGSLAAYLGGWVDSVVVTLADVVLTVPQIVLLAVMGAFFKLDSPILLALLVGGLSWPVLTRAVRAQVFSLKEREFVEAARLLDLGTIRVVFVEILPNMASFILMNFMIGVTSAIYQLVGLYLLGLAPLTGSNWGIMLNRAWIAGAIFNDASLAWILSPVVAIILLLLGLVMMTRSLEEILNPRLRDR